A section of the Roseivirga sp. BDSF3-8 genome encodes:
- the mobC gene encoding conjugal transfer protein MobC: MHTGENTEGLRKIIDWTRLISVSLLGLHIYYYGYGQFEAWGLTAEITDRLLINIANTGLFQHILYSKALALGVLIVSLIGAKGKKSESLTVASAIQFLIPGVLLFSLSHLVFYIRMESSSLFYLYSGVTISGYLLIMAGGTRLSRIVSRKLKGDIFNKQNQTFPQEERKLENEYSINLPARYSLKGKLHRSWVNIINPFRALLVMGTPGAGKSYFVIRHVITQHISKGFTMFVYDFKYDDLSRIAYNSLLQNAHRYPIKPAFYTINFDDLAHTHRCNPLEPATMLDITDATESSRTIMLGLNREWIRKQGDFFVESPINFVTAVIWFLKKYKNGKYCTLPHVIELMQIDYDKLFSVLRLEPEIEVLINPFVSAYLHGAAEQLEGQIASAKITMARLVSPQLYYVLSESEFTLDINDPEAPKIVCMGNNPQKQQVYGAVLSLFISRLTKLVNQKHRQKSSLIFDEFPTIYFNGIDSLIATARSNKVATTLGVQDYSQLKKDYGREQAEVVMNAVGNIISGQVSGDTARSLSERVGKIMQERESLSINSSDTSLSKSTQLDSAVPASAIASLSSGEFVGVVADDPQQKIALKAFHNEILNNHKAIAQEEAVYQDIPAVRAITHEQVEANYMRIKQDVKELIDREIERIMDSPGLSHLLIHPPGK; encoded by the coding sequence ATGCATACAGGGGAAAATACCGAGGGGCTTCGGAAGATTATTGATTGGACCAGGCTGATTTCTGTGAGCCTTCTGGGGCTTCACATTTACTACTATGGCTACGGGCAGTTTGAGGCTTGGGGTCTGACGGCAGAGATCACCGACCGGCTGCTTATCAACATAGCCAATACAGGGCTTTTTCAACACATCTTGTACAGTAAGGCATTAGCCTTAGGCGTCTTAATTGTATCTCTGATAGGAGCCAAAGGGAAGAAATCCGAAAGCCTAACAGTTGCGTCAGCAATTCAATTCTTAATACCCGGTGTACTCCTTTTCTCGCTGAGCCACTTAGTCTTCTATATACGTATGGAGAGTAGTAGCCTATTCTACCTGTATAGTGGCGTGACTATATCAGGCTATTTGCTTATCATGGCAGGAGGCACCCGCCTTTCCAGGATAGTGTCGAGGAAGCTAAAAGGCGATATCTTCAACAAGCAGAACCAGACCTTTCCACAGGAAGAGCGAAAGCTGGAAAATGAATATTCCATTAATCTACCTGCCAGGTACAGCCTGAAAGGTAAGCTGCATAGGTCCTGGGTCAATATTATCAATCCTTTTCGTGCTTTACTCGTCATGGGTACTCCAGGTGCAGGTAAGAGCTACTTTGTCATTCGTCACGTGATCACCCAGCATATTAGTAAAGGCTTCACGATGTTCGTGTACGACTTTAAGTATGATGACCTGAGCCGTATTGCCTATAACAGCCTTTTGCAAAACGCACATCGCTACCCTATAAAGCCAGCATTCTATACCATCAACTTCGATGATCTGGCTCATACGCATCGCTGTAATCCGCTGGAGCCTGCCACCATGCTCGACATAACCGATGCCACAGAGTCTTCCCGTACCATCATGCTAGGGCTAAACCGGGAGTGGATACGTAAGCAAGGTGACTTCTTTGTCGAATCACCCATCAACTTTGTCACCGCCGTTATCTGGTTTCTAAAGAAGTACAAGAATGGAAAGTACTGCACCCTTCCGCATGTCATAGAGCTTATGCAGATCGACTACGATAAGCTCTTTTCCGTTCTTCGCCTCGAGCCGGAAATAGAGGTACTCATTAACCCTTTTGTATCAGCCTATCTTCATGGAGCTGCCGAACAGCTCGAAGGACAGATAGCCAGTGCCAAGATTACCATGGCCAGGCTCGTATCGCCACAGCTTTATTATGTGCTTTCAGAAAGCGAGTTTACCCTGGATATCAATGATCCGGAAGCACCGAAGATTGTCTGTATGGGAAATAATCCTCAGAAGCAGCAAGTGTATGGCGCGGTGCTATCCCTTTTCATTTCCAGACTGACCAAACTGGTCAATCAGAAGCACCGGCAAAAGAGCAGCCTCATCTTTGATGAGTTTCCCACCATCTATTTCAATGGCATAGATAGCCTTATTGCCACTGCACGTAGTAACAAAGTAGCCACCACCCTGGGCGTACAGGATTACAGCCAGCTTAAAAAAGATTATGGCCGCGAGCAGGCAGAAGTGGTCATGAATGCTGTCGGGAACATCATAAGCGGACAGGTAAGCGGTGACACGGCCCGCTCCCTGAGTGAGCGGGTTGGTAAGATCATGCAGGAGCGGGAGAGCCTGTCCATCAATAGCAGCGATACTTCGCTAAGCAAAAGCACTCAACTTGATTCCGCCGTTCCGGCTTCGGCCATAGCCTCCCTTTCGTCCGGTGAGTTTGTAGGGGTAGTGGCGGACGACCCTCAGCAAAAGATAGCTTTAAAGGCCTTCCACAATGAAATTCTAAATAATCATAAAGCAATTGCCCAAGAAGAGGCAGTTTATCAGGACATCCCTGCTGTACGAGCTATTACTCATGAACAGGTGGAGGCCAACTATATGCGTATTAAGCAGGATGTGAAAGAGCTTATTGACCGGGAAATCGAGCGAATAATGGATAGCCCGGGCCTCAGCCACTTACTAATTCACCCACCCGGAAAATAA
- a CDS encoding conjugal transfer protein TraI, whose protein sequence is MKNIPLKIALCLLLTLSGPCLTVNKSNAVALPTIEIIRQGVKKAIRALDLKVQRLQNEQIWLQNAQKILENTLSKLRLEEISDWTQRQKALYEAYFQELWKVKQAIRTYQRVRDIVQMQKALYTEYQKAWPLIKASERFSDQEIAQMEKVYAAMLEDGLATLNDLRLVLEAFTTQMSDSERLKVIHQTEASITRVLNDLRRYNSRNLMLARQRGWDSNEAGQIGRWYE, encoded by the coding sequence ATGAAAAATATCCCCCTAAAGATTGCCCTCTGTTTACTATTGACCCTAAGCGGCCCCTGCCTCACCGTCAATAAGAGTAATGCGGTGGCCCTCCCCACCATAGAAATCATTCGCCAGGGCGTAAAGAAAGCCATCAGGGCCCTTGACCTGAAGGTACAGCGCCTGCAAAACGAACAGATCTGGCTGCAGAATGCACAGAAAATCCTGGAGAATACCCTTTCCAAGCTCCGGCTGGAGGAAATAAGCGACTGGACCCAACGGCAGAAAGCGCTTTACGAAGCATACTTCCAGGAGCTATGGAAGGTAAAACAGGCAATCCGTACCTACCAGCGCGTGCGTGACATTGTGCAAATGCAAAAGGCCTTATATACCGAATACCAAAAGGCATGGCCCCTTATCAAAGCGTCTGAGCGATTCAGTGATCAGGAGATAGCGCAAATGGAAAAGGTCTATGCCGCCATGCTCGAAGACGGCCTCGCCACCCTCAATGACCTGCGCCTGGTGCTGGAAGCATTTACCACCCAAATGAGCGATAGTGAGCGCCTGAAAGTCATCCACCAAACAGAGGCCTCCATCACCCGGGTGCTTAACGACCTGCGCCGCTATAACAGCCGTAACCTCATGCTGGCCCGGCAGAGAGGCTGGGACAGTAATGAGGCTGGTCAGATAGGGAGGTGGTATGAGTAA
- a CDS encoding DUF4134 domain-containing protein, with the protein MLFAGAALAQDGNAGIDEATSRVSSYFASGTNLMYAIGAIVGLVGAVKVFNKWNSGEPDTGKVAAAWFGSCVFLVVVATVLQSFFGV; encoded by the coding sequence ATGCTATTCGCAGGAGCAGCCCTTGCCCAGGACGGCAACGCCGGTATCGATGAGGCCACCAGCCGCGTAAGCAGCTACTTTGCTTCCGGCACCAACCTCATGTATGCCATCGGAGCCATCGTCGGCCTGGTAGGAGCCGTCAAAGTCTTCAATAAATGGAACAGCGGAGAGCCCGACACCGGTAAAGTCGCCGCCGCCTGGTTCGGTAGCTGCGTCTTCCTGGTGGTGGTTGCCACCGTGCTGCAAAGCTTTTTCGGCGTATAG
- a CDS encoding RteC domain-containing protein — protein sequence MKTYCNEAYEDLKNTLQATENEGLNSLQYTEKAFRLCRQSLLTMRERLLNHTFADTLEEIHFFKTIKPRFAAEMIYYEERFWLEFKNPGTPKESCEARLQQILDYFQERRELFGYYRLGMSHHDQAYFTRGANGNDLPPGPDTVIDPQFATRHSYTFARFMAYEKLVIFLKAQLNEKEMTESEMPVLHWTGMKVHLVELTYALHASGCVGNGHTPIREIIEGLGRLFNIEMKEFYRTFKEIRIRKGSRTRFIDMLQESLENYLEKGDE from the coding sequence ATGAAAACCTACTGCAACGAGGCGTATGAAGACCTGAAAAACACTTTACAGGCCACAGAAAACGAAGGGCTTAACAGCCTCCAATATACCGAAAAAGCCTTCAGGTTATGTCGGCAATCCCTGCTTACCATGAGAGAGAGGCTTTTAAACCACACCTTTGCGGACACGCTGGAAGAAATTCATTTTTTCAAAACCATTAAGCCGCGCTTTGCCGCTGAGATGATCTATTACGAAGAGCGATTCTGGCTGGAGTTTAAAAACCCAGGTACCCCCAAGGAATCATGTGAGGCAAGATTGCAGCAAATACTCGATTATTTCCAGGAGAGGAGGGAGCTCTTTGGTTATTACCGTCTGGGAATGAGTCACCATGATCAGGCGTACTTCACCAGAGGGGCAAATGGTAATGATCTGCCACCGGGCCCTGATACGGTTATCGATCCCCAATTTGCCACCCGGCATAGCTATACCTTTGCCCGGTTTATGGCCTATGAAAAGCTGGTTATCTTTCTCAAAGCCCAGCTTAATGAAAAAGAGATGACCGAAAGCGAAATGCCGGTTTTACACTGGACCGGCATGAAGGTACACCTGGTAGAGCTCACCTACGCCTTACACGCGAGCGGCTGCGTTGGTAATGGTCATACCCCCATACGCGAGATCATCGAAGGCCTGGGAAGGCTCTTCAACATTGAGATGAAAGAATTCTACCGCACCTTCAAGGAAATACGCATTAGGAAAGGTAGCCGTACCCGGTTTATAGATATGTTACAGGAAAGCCTGGAAAATTATCTGGAGAAGGGGGATGAGTGA
- a CDS encoding AAA family ATPase, whose translation MKELGNQGFKLLAIQPRKGCHPDFRKVLKEGEIYSFYPAYKFERNKAGEVTEIIAPKQEPRLYDIGDISVNISAVVGKNGSGKSTLIELLYYTVYFLSTSLPSLEKNNDNPVLLPTASQLDDELKGLEEEKNRLRNELREEREAQKGLYNEDNTYINRKAYITNTQSIRGIGEELEKLNDRIRDLNKEIALEENAHQLIVDHLKLSVYYLFNGCFYELQIDRSGDLSVHESNQTINESAIEKNRSLNFTKILSKGRKPISYEHSKEVLDNFFYTVAINYSHYALNSNSIGKWIERLFHKNDAYTAPVVINPMRNEGGFDINEENSFAKYRLLYNLLIEKNYDKDKRVKITDNQYVDKVRFTLDSAKIDSAASNSIRNKIEREQFFPLLNRHFPDNNYPSISINKLINGLYSKEIYEYIRNKLRKISRTYPMYNDLALKGGLEYQSSVTEFLKRLKEDNSHITFKLKQAINFLRANSPDKPNPWSEPTGFSQGQPYFEFTLDELLDWMPYQKDKPEDIINYLPPPIFTIDFLFTTNPESSNVKPEVSQFSALSSGEQQLIHSIQSVLYHLNNLRSAHHGQDERQKYKAVNIVYDEIELYFHPEYQRKFICRFLKSIKRLNLVPEKEGIKYINILFSTHSPFVLSDIPSTNILRLKEGRSESETDKSKTFGANIYSLLKDSFFLDAYIGKHARLEIQKLINTLRDKPPKDNSDLKIDEKLDESSELLKERIEMIGEPFLREKLSEMYYKKFAREKRISDLENEIKRLKEGGEL comes from the coding sequence ATGAAAGAATTAGGAAATCAAGGCTTTAAGCTACTGGCTATCCAACCCCGAAAAGGCTGCCACCCGGATTTCAGAAAAGTACTCAAGGAAGGTGAGATCTACTCCTTTTATCCTGCCTATAAGTTTGAAAGAAACAAAGCCGGAGAGGTTACCGAAATTATAGCACCTAAACAAGAACCACGGTTGTATGATATCGGAGATATTTCTGTGAATATTTCTGCCGTGGTAGGAAAGAACGGCAGCGGCAAGAGTACGCTTATAGAGCTTTTGTATTATACTGTTTATTTTCTTAGTACTTCTCTGCCAAGCCTTGAAAAAAATAATGATAACCCTGTTCTACTTCCTACTGCCTCTCAGTTGGATGATGAACTTAAGGGGCTCGAAGAGGAAAAAAATAGACTACGAAATGAATTAAGGGAAGAAAGAGAAGCTCAAAAAGGTTTGTATAATGAGGATAATACGTATATAAACCGAAAAGCATATATAACGAATACCCAATCTATTCGGGGAATAGGAGAAGAATTGGAAAAGTTAAATGATAGGATTAGAGACTTAAACAAAGAAATCGCTCTGGAAGAAAATGCGCATCAATTAATTGTAGACCACCTTAAGCTAAGCGTCTATTATCTCTTCAATGGCTGTTTTTATGAATTGCAAATAGATCGAAGCGGAGACCTTTCCGTCCATGAGTCCAATCAGACTATAAACGAGTCAGCAATAGAAAAAAATAGAAGTTTAAATTTTACCAAAATTCTATCCAAGGGAAGGAAACCGATTTCTTATGAACATAGTAAAGAAGTTCTGGATAACTTCTTCTATACTGTAGCGATAAATTATTCGCATTATGCCTTAAACAGTAATAGTATAGGCAAATGGATAGAAAGGCTGTTTCATAAAAATGATGCCTATACCGCCCCAGTGGTAATTAATCCAATGCGTAACGAAGGTGGCTTTGATATTAATGAAGAGAATAGCTTTGCGAAATACCGGCTTTTATACAACCTGCTAATTGAAAAGAATTATGATAAAGACAAAAGGGTTAAAATTACGGATAACCAATACGTAGATAAGGTACGGTTTACATTAGATTCAGCCAAGATAGATAGTGCAGCCTCAAACAGTATAAGAAATAAAATCGAAAGGGAACAGTTTTTCCCACTACTAAATAGGCATTTTCCTGATAATAACTATCCTAGCATCAGTATTAACAAATTAATTAATGGACTTTATTCAAAAGAGATATATGAATACATCAGAAATAAACTTAGAAAGATATCCCGTACTTATCCCATGTATAATGATTTGGCCTTAAAGGGAGGATTAGAATATCAAAGTAGTGTTACTGAGTTTTTGAAAAGGCTTAAAGAAGATAATAGCCACATCACCTTCAAATTAAAGCAGGCTATTAATTTTCTACGGGCCAATTCACCGGATAAACCTAATCCCTGGTCGGAACCTACAGGTTTTAGTCAGGGGCAACCTTATTTTGAATTTACTTTGGATGAATTACTGGATTGGATGCCTTACCAAAAGGATAAACCGGAAGATATTATAAACTATCTGCCACCTCCGATATTTACTATCGACTTTCTGTTTACTACGAATCCTGAAAGTAGCAATGTAAAACCTGAGGTGTCTCAGTTTTCTGCATTGAGTTCAGGCGAGCAACAGCTAATTCATTCTATTCAGTCTGTATTATATCACCTGAATAACCTTAGGTCTGCTCATCATGGCCAGGATGAAAGACAGAAATACAAGGCAGTAAATATTGTCTATGATGAGATAGAACTCTATTTCCATCCGGAATACCAGCGCAAATTCATTTGCAGGTTTTTGAAATCTATAAAGCGTTTAAATTTAGTTCCAGAGAAAGAAGGTATCAAATACATTAACATACTCTTTTCCACTCACTCTCCTTTTGTGCTGTCAGACATTCCCTCTACTAATATACTTCGCCTAAAAGAAGGAAGGTCAGAGTCTGAAACGGATAAGAGTAAAACCTTTGGTGCCAATATATACAGCTTACTTAAAGACAGCTTCTTTCTGGATGCCTATATAGGTAAGCATGCCAGGCTGGAAATACAAAAGCTTATTAATACGCTAAGGGATAAACCACCTAAAGATAACAGTGATCTGAAAATTGATGAAAAATTAGACGAATCATCTGAACTACTAAAAGAACGGATTGAAATGATAGGAGAGCCCTTCTTGCGGGAAAAATTATCAGAAATGTATTATAAAAAGTTTGCCAGGGAAAAGCGGATCTCGGATTTGGAGAATGAAATAAAACGACTTAAAGAGGGAGGAGAGCTATGA
- a CDS encoding SMEK domain-containing protein: protein MGERENYIKFISDTFAIWEVKIQNRNTISLHDANIISEDVICELLNILFGYKLINVNAVQINHPAIDLADEKNRIAFQVTSTKDRKKIQGTLNKYFDAGLQNKYDDLYFLVLGKKQSKYSPFSIPCNFSFDNDRHILGFQELLSQIKYLPASKLKKIVTLLQDGTNQSKSLYNNNSSVRLNRNLSLKKRMKKDLLLDLDRKYWADARYEPGIKFLYSQVIIRNANADTYPEDHDIPNEISNWFKIDFWDLYDRGIEFIGMGGPTLIFDKNGYWDQLNWRGDKRENNPDYVKVEAWKFLRIPYDFIVAYDMEPDPYNSLPSIYVDYAKDGMPYDEILYGIPGSRKRKTYTEYFDNKMRKELK, encoded by the coding sequence ATGGGAGAAAGAGAGAATTACATAAAATTTATCAGCGATACCTTCGCGATATGGGAGGTAAAAATTCAGAATAGAAATACGATAAGTCTTCATGATGCGAATATTATTTCTGAAGATGTCATATGCGAATTACTGAATATCTTGTTCGGCTACAAGCTTATCAATGTCAATGCAGTGCAAATTAATCACCCGGCAATCGATTTAGCCGATGAAAAAAACAGAATAGCATTTCAGGTAACATCAACAAAGGATAGGAAAAAAATTCAAGGAACATTGAATAAGTATTTTGATGCAGGACTACAGAATAAATATGATGACCTGTATTTTTTGGTACTTGGGAAAAAACAGTCAAAGTATTCTCCTTTTTCTATTCCTTGTAACTTTTCTTTTGATAATGATAGGCATATTCTGGGCTTTCAAGAATTACTTTCTCAGATCAAATATCTTCCTGCTTCAAAGCTCAAAAAGATTGTAACGCTCCTTCAAGATGGTACTAATCAATCAAAATCTCTATACAATAATAATTCCTCTGTACGGCTGAATAGGAACTTGTCTTTGAAAAAGAGGATGAAGAAGGATTTGTTACTTGATTTAGATAGAAAATATTGGGCAGATGCTCGCTATGAACCTGGGATAAAGTTTCTTTATAGTCAGGTAATTATCCGCAATGCTAATGCGGATACTTATCCTGAAGATCATGATATACCTAATGAGATTAGCAATTGGTTTAAGATTGATTTTTGGGATCTTTACGATCGCGGAATCGAATTTATTGGAATGGGCGGGCCTACTCTGATTTTTGATAAAAATGGCTATTGGGACCAACTAAACTGGCGAGGGGATAAACGAGAAAATAATCCTGATTATGTAAAAGTCGAGGCCTGGAAATTCTTAAGGATTCCGTATGACTTCATAGTTGCCTATGATATGGAACCTGATCCTTACAACAGCTTACCCTCCATATATGTGGATTATGCGAAAGATGGAATGCCTTATGATGAAATTTTATATGGAATACCAGGTTCCAGAAAAAGGAAAACCTATACGGAATATTTTGATAATAAGATGAGGAAAGAATTAAAGTAA
- a CDS encoding DUF4133 domain-containing protein, whose translation MNTPLYKINKGINKPLEFKGLQAQYITWLAAGLCSVLLLFALLYLCGLPMLLCLIIPGILAACWLALVFHLNGTYGRYGLMKRSARRQVPARLVCRTTISLSQPSHHS comes from the coding sequence ATGAATACCCCCTTATACAAGATCAATAAGGGCATCAATAAGCCCCTGGAATTTAAAGGGCTTCAGGCCCAGTATATCACCTGGCTTGCCGCCGGATTGTGTAGCGTCCTGTTGCTCTTCGCCCTACTCTACCTGTGCGGGCTGCCCATGCTCCTTTGCCTAATCATACCGGGCATACTGGCCGCCTGCTGGCTTGCCCTGGTCTTCCACCTCAATGGCACCTACGGGCGTTACGGCCTTATGAAGCGCTCCGCCCGCAGGCAGGTGCCTGCGCGACTCGTCTGCCGTACCACCATTTCCTTATCCCAACCTTCCCATCACTCATGA
- a CDS encoding TraG family conjugative transposon ATPase encodes MSTKELKDLFPLWKIEGEALLARHGDATLGYRISLPELFTLSDEDYRHYHQTWVKAIRMLPPGYIVHKQDYFTEAGYRPPFASDAYLSHCSDRFFFERPYLDHRCMVWLTRRYAGKPLASSAMSGLLRKSLAPPEMMEPKAMESFRDTAGQFARILQDGGLSVQSVSADALTGDRKHPGHIADYLYLGQPGLCDITFKPDLKIGPYHCLLYTLADAGDLPLHCQPENRYEPYSTGRTDCFTGFASSLGALLPCNHIYNQYIVTTDTRETLKRLESKRIKLQSLSAYSRENAIARDATADFLNEAISESRQPVKVHYHLLAWTDEKKQVKELRNLIASALAKLDTTPRLEILGAPQLYWAGIPGNAGSLPDNETFDTFAEQACCFLVQDANYKHHPGAKGIRLGDRLTGRPLEVDISDAPMKRGLITNRNKFILGPSGSGKSFFTNHMVRAYYEQGTHIVLVDVGHSYQGLCHLVGGYYFTYREEEPIRFNPFYMENREAPGTEKKESIKTLLLALWKKGDEAYTRSEYVALSNALTHYYTYLAAHPGVFPCFDSFYEFLEIEYADILKSEGVKEKDFDMANFLYVLRPYYQGGEFDFLLNARENLDLLQQRFIVFELDNIKDHPILFPVVTIIIMEIFIAKMRRLKGVRKMILIEEAWKAIAREGMAEYIRYLFKTVRKFYGEAVVVTQEVEDIISSPVVKQAIINNSDTKILLDQSKYRNKFDDIQALLGLTDKEKAQVLSINRANEAGRLYKEVFISLGGQESKVYRTEVSYEEYLTYTTEESEKMALQQLTDRLGGDLQRAISALASERT; translated from the coding sequence ATGAGTACCAAAGAACTGAAAGACCTCTTTCCCCTCTGGAAGATAGAAGGGGAGGCCCTGCTTGCCCGCCACGGGGATGCCACCCTCGGCTATCGCATTAGCCTGCCCGAGCTGTTTACCCTCAGCGATGAAGACTACCGGCACTACCATCAGACCTGGGTAAAGGCCATTCGCATGCTGCCTCCCGGCTATATCGTTCACAAACAGGACTACTTCACCGAAGCGGGCTACCGGCCCCCTTTCGCCTCAGATGCCTACCTGTCCCATTGCAGCGACCGCTTTTTCTTTGAAAGGCCTTACCTCGACCACCGGTGCATGGTGTGGCTCACCCGCCGCTATGCCGGTAAGCCCCTGGCCTCATCGGCCATGTCCGGTCTGTTGCGTAAAAGCCTCGCCCCGCCCGAGATGATGGAGCCCAAAGCTATGGAAAGCTTCCGCGATACCGCCGGACAATTTGCCCGCATCCTGCAGGACGGCGGACTGAGCGTTCAATCCGTTTCGGCCGATGCCCTCACCGGAGACAGGAAGCACCCTGGCCATATTGCTGACTACCTGTACCTGGGCCAGCCCGGCCTGTGTGACATTACCTTTAAACCTGACCTGAAGATCGGCCCTTATCACTGCCTGCTGTATACCCTGGCCGATGCCGGCGACCTCCCTTTACACTGCCAGCCGGAAAACCGCTACGAGCCCTACAGCACCGGCCGTACCGACTGCTTTACCGGCTTCGCAAGCTCGCTAGGCGCCTTACTCCCCTGTAACCATATCTATAACCAGTACATCGTCACCACCGACACCCGGGAGACCCTCAAGCGTCTGGAGAGCAAACGCATCAAGCTGCAATCCCTGTCCGCCTACAGCCGGGAGAATGCCATTGCCCGCGATGCCACGGCCGACTTCCTGAATGAGGCCATCAGCGAAAGCCGCCAACCCGTAAAGGTCCACTATCACCTGCTTGCCTGGACCGACGAGAAGAAACAGGTAAAGGAACTGCGTAACCTCATTGCTTCCGCCCTGGCCAAGCTCGATACCACCCCCAGGCTGGAGATCCTCGGTGCCCCGCAGCTTTACTGGGCCGGTATCCCCGGCAATGCCGGATCGCTACCCGATAACGAGACCTTCGACACCTTTGCCGAGCAGGCCTGCTGCTTCCTGGTGCAGGACGCCAACTACAAGCATCACCCCGGCGCGAAAGGTATACGGCTGGGAGACCGGCTCACTGGCAGGCCCCTGGAAGTGGACATCTCCGATGCCCCCATGAAAAGAGGGCTCATCACCAACCGTAATAAGTTCATACTGGGCCCCAGTGGTAGCGGGAAAAGCTTTTTCACCAACCACATGGTCAGGGCCTACTACGAACAAGGCACCCACATTGTCCTGGTAGACGTAGGCCACAGCTACCAGGGGCTCTGCCATCTCGTCGGAGGCTACTACTTCACCTACCGTGAGGAAGAGCCCATCCGCTTCAATCCCTTTTACATGGAAAACCGCGAGGCACCTGGCACCGAAAAGAAAGAATCCATTAAAACCCTGCTGTTGGCCCTTTGGAAAAAAGGCGATGAGGCCTATACCCGTAGTGAGTACGTCGCCCTCTCCAATGCCCTGACCCACTATTACACCTATCTGGCCGCTCACCCCGGGGTGTTCCCCTGCTTCGATAGCTTTTACGAATTCCTGGAGATCGAATATGCCGACATCCTTAAAAGCGAAGGCGTAAAGGAAAAAGACTTCGACATGGCCAACTTCCTTTATGTGTTGCGGCCATACTATCAGGGAGGGGAATTCGACTTTCTGCTTAATGCCCGCGAAAACCTGGACCTCTTACAGCAACGCTTCATCGTCTTCGAGCTCGATAACATCAAAGACCACCCCATCCTGTTCCCCGTTGTCACCATCATCATCATGGAGATCTTCATCGCTAAGATGCGCCGGCTTAAGGGTGTCCGTAAGATGATCCTCATCGAAGAAGCCTGGAAAGCCATTGCCCGCGAAGGCATGGCCGAATACATCCGCTACCTCTTCAAGACCGTGCGGAAGTTCTACGGCGAGGCAGTCGTAGTCACCCAGGAGGTAGAGGACATCATCAGCAGCCCCGTCGTCAAACAGGCCATCATCAATAACAGCGATACCAAAATCCTATTAGACCAGAGCAAGTACCGCAATAAGTTCGATGACATACAGGCACTACTCGGCCTCACTGACAAGGAAAAGGCCCAGGTGCTGTCCATCAACCGCGCCAATGAGGCCGGGCGCCTCTATAAAGAAGTCTTCATCAGCCTCGGCGGGCAGGAAAGCAAGGTCTACCGCACCGAGGTCTCCTACGAGGAATACCTTACCTACACCACCGAGGAAAGCGAAAAGATGGCCTTACAGCAGCTCACCGACCGCCTCGGGGGAGACCTGCAAAGAGCCATTAGCGCCCTGGCCTCCGAGAGAACCTGA